One Nocardia sp. BMG111209 DNA segment encodes these proteins:
- a CDS encoding Dps family protein, translated as MAHPITTELDREQQRIAGDALCDTVIDLIDLALIGKQAHWNVIGPRFRSVHLALDELVFAVREFTDSAAERATAVGVSPDGRARTVAERTGAEGFPVGWQRDDEVTTAIVANLTAVIRRLRKRSEAVEKADPVTQDLLLGIIARLEQLHWMWQAQSA; from the coding sequence ATGGCTCATCCGATCACCACGGAGCTGGACCGGGAACAACAGCGCATCGCCGGTGACGCCTTGTGCGACACCGTCATCGATCTCATCGATCTGGCGTTGATCGGTAAACAGGCGCATTGGAACGTCATCGGCCCGCGGTTCCGCTCGGTCCATCTGGCGCTGGACGAATTGGTCTTCGCGGTAAGGGAATTCACCGATTCCGCCGCCGAGCGCGCGACCGCCGTCGGGGTGAGCCCGGACGGCCGCGCCCGCACGGTCGCCGAACGCACCGGCGCCGAGGGCTTCCCGGTCGGCTGGCAGCGCGACGACGAGGTCACCACCGCGATCGTCGCGAACCTCACGGCGGTGATCCGCCGGTTGCGCAAGCGCAGCGAGGCCGTCGAGAAGGCGGACCCGGTCACCCAGGATCTCCTGCTCGGCATCATCGCCCGTCTGGAGCAACTGCACTGGATGTGGCAGGCCCAATCGGCCTAG
- a CDS encoding thiamine pyrophosphate-requiring protein codes for MTQQVGDYVLQRLREWGVRQVFGYPGDGINGLIAAFGRAAGEGPAFVQARHEEMAAFEATGYAKFSGEVGVCAATSGPGAIHLLNGLYDAKLDHVPVVAIVGQTARSAMGGSYQQEVDLQSLFKDVASEYLVEVNVASQLPNALDRAFRIARARRAPTAVIVPSDLQEEPYRPPEHAFKQVPSSPPQVMHPTVVPARSEIERAAAVLNAGSRVAILIGQGARDAADLVVEVADLTGAGVAKALLGKDVLADDLPFVTGSIGLLGTRPSYEMMRDCDTLLMIGSSFPYTQFLPDLDQARAVQIDIDGAMIGMRYPTEVTLLGDAKATLTELIPLLTAKTDGSWRETIEANVARWWKTVERQSMLDAKPVNPMRVVWELSRCIPENAIVTADSGSSTNWYARCLRFRGRMRGSLSGTLATMGPGVPYAIGAKFAHPDRPAVALVGDGAMQMNGLAELMTIARYRDRWSDPRLVICVFHNNDLNQVTWELRAMGGAPKFEESQSLPDISYADVARGFGVPSIAVDHPDQLADAWQQAFAADGPMLLDVRCDPEVPPIPPHATWDQLESTAQAVLHGDPDAWHLMLQGAKTKAQEFVTAVRR; via the coding sequence ATGACACAGCAAGTGGGTGACTATGTCCTGCAGCGCCTGCGGGAGTGGGGTGTCCGGCAGGTGTTCGGCTACCCCGGTGACGGCATCAACGGTTTGATCGCGGCGTTCGGGCGGGCCGCCGGCGAGGGTCCGGCCTTCGTCCAGGCGCGGCACGAGGAGATGGCGGCGTTCGAGGCGACCGGCTACGCGAAGTTCAGCGGCGAGGTCGGGGTGTGCGCGGCGACGTCCGGTCCGGGCGCGATCCATCTGCTGAACGGGTTGTACGACGCCAAACTGGACCATGTGCCGGTGGTGGCGATCGTCGGCCAGACCGCGCGCAGCGCGATGGGCGGCAGTTATCAGCAGGAGGTCGATCTCCAGTCGCTGTTCAAGGATGTGGCCAGCGAATATCTCGTCGAGGTGAACGTCGCCAGCCAGCTGCCCAACGCGCTGGACCGCGCCTTCCGGATCGCCCGCGCACGCCGCGCGCCGACGGCGGTGATCGTCCCGTCGGATCTGCAGGAGGAGCCGTATCGGCCGCCGGAACACGCCTTCAAACAGGTGCCGTCGAGCCCGCCGCAGGTGATGCACCCGACGGTGGTGCCCGCCCGGTCCGAGATCGAGCGCGCCGCGGCGGTGCTCAACGCCGGATCCAGGGTGGCGATCCTGATCGGCCAGGGCGCGCGCGACGCCGCGGATCTCGTGGTGGAGGTCGCGGACCTCACCGGCGCGGGTGTGGCGAAGGCGTTGCTGGGCAAGGATGTGCTCGCCGACGATCTGCCGTTCGTGACCGGGTCGATCGGCCTGCTGGGCACCCGGCCCAGCTACGAGATGATGCGCGATTGCGACACGCTGCTGATGATCGGCTCGAGCTTCCCCTACACCCAGTTCCTGCCCGATCTGGATCAGGCGCGGGCCGTCCAGATCGATATCGACGGCGCCATGATCGGCATGCGCTACCCGACCGAGGTGACCCTGCTCGGTGACGCGAAAGCCACTCTGACGGAACTGATTCCGTTGCTGACCGCCAAGACGGACGGCTCCTGGCGCGAGACGATCGAGGCGAACGTCGCCCGCTGGTGGAAAACCGTCGAACGGCAGTCGATGCTCGACGCGAAACCGGTCAACCCGATGCGGGTGGTGTGGGAGCTGTCGCGCTGCATCCCCGAGAACGCCATCGTCACAGCGGATTCCGGCTCGTCCACCAACTGGTATGCCCGCTGCCTGCGCTTCCGCGGCCGGATGCGCGGCTCGCTGTCGGGCACGCTGGCCACGATGGGTCCCGGTGTGCCGTACGCGATCGGCGCGAAGTTCGCCCACCCGGACCGGCCCGCGGTCGCCCTGGTCGGCGACGGCGCCATGCAGATGAACGGCCTGGCCGAACTGATGACCATCGCGCGCTATCGCGACCGCTGGAGCGATCCGCGGCTGGTGATCTGCGTCTTCCACAACAACGATCTCAACCAGGTCACCTGGGAGCTGCGCGCGATGGGCGGCGCGCCGAAATTCGAAGAGTCCCAGTCTCTTCCGGACATCTCCTACGCGGACGTCGCGCGCGGCTTCGGCGTGCCGTCGATCGCCGTCGACCATCCCGATCAACTCGCCGACGCCTGGCAGCAGGCCTTCGCCGCCGACGGGCCGATGCTGCTGGATGTGCGCTGCGATCCGGAGGTGCCGCCGATCCCGCCGCACGCCACCTGGGATCAGCTGGAGTCGACCGCCCAGGCCGTGCTGCACGGCGACCCCGATGCCTGGCATCTGATGCTCCAGGGCGCGAAAACCAAGGCGCAGGAGTTCGTCACCGCGGTGCGGCGCTGA
- a CDS encoding enolase C-terminal domain-like protein, with product MTTREVRLEDPGSVAVYRFPTPGPESDGTLAWTSTTAVTVRLEAGGRSGLGWTYSTPAAAAIIRDELLPILIGRSPWDIPQCRLEMRRACRDFGTTGVVAQALSAVDIALWDLKARLLDTSLARLLGGVRAAAPVYGSGGFTNLPDEDLDEQITSWLAAGCTAVKIKIGRDTARDLDRLVRAADLVTGRAELMVDAAGAYPTGYARRVGTALDELGVTWFEEPVRSEDPAGLAVVRDGVECDVAAGEYIYDPMGAAALLDVVDCLQLDVTRCGGYSGFLECAALAAAHGLEVSAHCAPALHAPVAAAVPNLRHVEWFIDHARLEPLLVDGVPEVVDGLLPRAGEHGDCGHGMTIAASAAEFRI from the coding sequence TTGACCACCCGGGAGGTCCGGCTCGAGGATCCGGGTTCCGTTGCGGTGTACCGGTTTCCGACACCCGGACCGGAATCCGACGGCACCCTGGCCTGGACCTCGACCACCGCCGTCACCGTGCGGCTCGAGGCCGGTGGCCGCAGCGGTCTGGGCTGGACCTACAGCACCCCCGCGGCGGCCGCGATCATCCGGGACGAACTGCTGCCGATCCTGATCGGCCGCTCGCCCTGGGACATTCCGCAGTGCCGGCTCGAAATGCGCCGGGCCTGCCGCGATTTCGGCACCACCGGGGTCGTCGCGCAGGCGCTCAGCGCCGTCGACATCGCGTTGTGGGATCTGAAGGCGCGGTTGCTGGACACCTCACTGGCACGGCTGCTGGGGGGCGTGCGCGCCGCCGCGCCGGTCTACGGCTCCGGCGGCTTCACCAATCTGCCCGACGAGGATCTCGACGAACAGATCACCTCCTGGCTGGCCGCCGGCTGTACCGCGGTCAAGATCAAGATCGGCCGCGACACCGCCCGCGACCTGGACCGCCTGGTGCGCGCCGCCGACCTCGTCACCGGCCGGGCCGAACTCATGGTCGACGCCGCCGGCGCCTACCCCACCGGATATGCCCGCCGGGTCGGGACCGCGCTGGACGAACTGGGTGTGACCTGGTTCGAGGAACCGGTGCGCAGCGAGGACCCGGCAGGCCTGGCGGTGGTCCGCGACGGTGTCGAATGTGATGTCGCCGCAGGCGAATACATCTACGATCCGATGGGCGCCGCGGCCCTGCTCGACGTGGTGGACTGCCTGCAACTGGACGTCACCCGCTGCGGCGGGTACAGCGGATTCCTGGAATGCGCCGCACTGGCCGCCGCGCACGGCCTCGAGGTCTCCGCCCACTGCGCGCCCGCGCTGCACGCGCCGGTGGCCGCGGCCGTGCCCAATCTCCGGCACGTGGAATGGTTCATCGACCACGCCCGGCTCGAGCCGCTGCTCGTCGACGGCGTCCCCGAGGTCGTCGACGGCCTGCTGCCGCGCGCGGGCGAGCACGGTGACTGCGGTCACGGCATGACCATCGCGGCCAGTGCGGCGGAATTCCGGATCTGA
- a CDS encoding helix-turn-helix domain-containing protein: protein MSIEFDSTSLAATEEFLNRNYTTMRIGNDTSGPVRSTVVRERLGDVNLDRLDLGFDMSYDAEPLGRICLCEVETGWVEENYHDAGTDYFGSGEIAVLTPPDLPYSGVIHTARYRITMFDPADLTRVAEVEAGIPVELTGHRPVSVAAGRRLAATLAHLRQLVGDYNGQVPPLVAATATQFLAATVLDTFPNTASAELTATDRADAHPAALRRALAYMEGRVHDDIAVGDIAAAAYISVRALQLAFRRHLGTTPMAHLARLRLQGAHEQLTDGKGATVSAIATDWGFGHPGRFAALYRRHYGRSPAATLGDRPDPPDTAG from the coding sequence ATGAGCATCGAGTTCGACAGCACCAGCCTGGCGGCGACCGAGGAGTTCCTCAACCGGAACTACACCACCATGCGGATCGGCAACGACACATCCGGCCCGGTCCGCAGCACGGTCGTCCGGGAGCGGCTGGGCGATGTGAACCTGGATCGGCTGGACCTCGGCTTCGACATGAGTTACGACGCCGAGCCGCTGGGCCGGATCTGCCTGTGCGAGGTCGAAACCGGCTGGGTGGAGGAGAACTACCACGACGCCGGCACCGATTACTTCGGATCGGGTGAGATCGCCGTCCTGACCCCGCCGGATCTGCCGTATTCCGGGGTGATCCACACCGCTCGTTATCGCATCACCATGTTCGATCCGGCCGATCTCACGCGCGTCGCCGAGGTCGAGGCGGGCATTCCGGTGGAGTTGACCGGCCACCGGCCCGTCTCGGTCGCGGCCGGTCGGCGGCTGGCCGCGACGCTCGCGCACCTGCGGCAGCTCGTCGGCGACTACAACGGGCAGGTGCCGCCGCTGGTGGCGGCGACCGCCACGCAGTTCCTCGCCGCCACCGTGCTGGACACCTTCCCGAACACCGCGTCCGCGGAGCTGACCGCCACCGACCGGGCCGACGCGCATCCGGCCGCCCTGCGCCGGGCGCTGGCGTACATGGAGGGCCGGGTGCACGACGACATCGCGGTCGGCGATATCGCCGCGGCCGCCTACATCTCGGTGCGCGCCCTGCAATTGGCGTTCCGCCGCCATCTCGGCACCACGCCGATGGCCCATCTGGCCCGCTTGCGGCTACAGGGCGCGCACGAACAACTCACCGACGGCAAGGGCGCGACCGTCTCGGCGATCGCGACCGACTGGGGATTCGGCCACCCCGGCCGGTTCGCCGCGCTGTACCGGCGGCACTACGGCCGCTCACCCGCCGCCACCCTCGGCGACCGGCCGGATCCGCCCGATACCGCCGGCTAG
- a CDS encoding aldo/keto reductase, with amino-acid sequence MEHRTLGNQGLAGAAIGYGAMGISLAYGPGDEQQGIDTIRRAHELGVTFFDTAELYGWGENEKIVGRAVAGFRDEIVLATKFGFTREYGTDSRPEHIREVLDNSLRYLGVDHVDVLYQHRVDPQVPIEDVAGTVGELIAQGKVKYLGLSEAGPQTIRRAHAVHPVSVLQTEYSLFERDVEQLFPTLTELGIGFVPYSPLGRGFITGAAKPAGEYDPTDMRNHDPRWQPGNFEKNTEAVRRLGDLAAGKGCTISQLALAWLLTRGEHIVPIPGTRSPARVEENVGAAEVALTAADLAAIDEILPTGGYGARYAERSLPNWV; translated from the coding sequence GTGGAACACAGGACACTCGGCAACCAGGGGCTCGCGGGGGCGGCGATCGGCTACGGCGCGATGGGGATCTCCCTCGCCTACGGTCCCGGCGACGAGCAGCAGGGGATCGACACCATCCGCCGTGCCCACGAGCTGGGCGTCACCTTCTTCGACACCGCCGAGCTGTACGGCTGGGGCGAGAACGAGAAGATCGTCGGCCGTGCGGTGGCCGGATTCCGGGACGAGATCGTGCTCGCCACCAAATTCGGATTCACCCGCGAGTACGGCACCGACAGCCGCCCCGAGCACATCCGGGAGGTCCTCGACAACAGCCTGCGGTATCTCGGGGTCGACCATGTCGACGTGCTCTACCAGCACCGGGTGGATCCGCAGGTGCCGATCGAGGACGTCGCGGGCACGGTCGGGGAGCTGATCGCGCAGGGCAAGGTCAAATATCTGGGCCTCAGCGAGGCCGGGCCGCAGACCATCCGCCGCGCGCACGCCGTACATCCGGTGTCGGTGTTGCAGACCGAGTACTCGCTGTTCGAGCGGGATGTCGAGCAGCTGTTCCCGACGCTCACCGAACTCGGCATCGGATTCGTCCCGTATTCGCCGCTGGGCCGCGGATTCATCACCGGCGCCGCGAAACCCGCCGGCGAATACGACCCGACCGATATGCGCAATCACGATCCGCGCTGGCAGCCGGGCAATTTCGAGAAGAACACCGAGGCCGTACGGCGGCTCGGCGACCTCGCGGCCGGCAAGGGCTGCACGATCTCGCAGCTGGCGCTGGCGTGGCTGCTCACCCGCGGCGAGCACATCGTGCCGATTCCCGGCACCCGCAGCCCGGCCCGGGTCGAGGAGAACGTCGGGGCCGCCGAGGTGGCGCTGACGGCCGCGGATCTGGCCGCGATCGACGAGATCCTGCCGACCGGCGGCTACGGCGCCCGCTATGCCGAGCGCTCCCTGCCGAACTGGGTCTGA
- a CDS encoding TetR family transcriptional regulator, which translates to MTPPTGPDSTRDRILAAAKTEFAAYGIAGARVDRIAKAAKTSKERVYAYFRSKENLYQYVAAQELAAIAEATRMDPTDLPAYAGRVHDYFAAHPDNHRLMQWGQLELTADGPGNATTDTVHRKTEQLREAQRAGHLDPAWDPLDILMFVNQLATAWAGRPDLLHRPGAAAQPAARRAAVVAAVRTLFPPAGPDSGPDLD; encoded by the coding sequence ATGACCCCTCCGACCGGCCCGGACTCCACCCGCGATCGCATCCTGGCCGCGGCCAAGACCGAGTTCGCCGCGTACGGGATCGCCGGGGCGCGGGTGGATCGGATCGCCAAGGCGGCGAAGACGAGCAAGGAACGCGTCTACGCGTATTTCCGCAGCAAGGAGAACCTCTACCAGTACGTCGCCGCCCAGGAGCTGGCCGCGATCGCCGAGGCCACCCGGATGGATCCCACCGATCTGCCGGCGTACGCGGGCCGCGTGCACGACTATTTCGCGGCCCACCCCGACAACCACCGCCTGATGCAGTGGGGGCAGCTGGAACTCACCGCCGACGGTCCCGGCAATGCCACCACGGATACCGTGCACCGCAAGACCGAGCAGTTGCGCGAGGCGCAGCGGGCCGGGCACCTCGATCCCGCCTGGGATCCGCTCGACATCCTGATGTTCGTCAACCAGCTCGCCACCGCCTGGGCGGGCCGGCCGGATCTGCTGCACCGGCCGGGTGCGGCGGCGCAACCCGCCGCCCGGCGGGCCGCGGTCGTCGCCGCGGTGCGCACCCTGTTCCCGCCCGCAGGGCCGGATTCCGGCCCCGACCTGGATTGA
- a CDS encoding MarR family winged helix-turn-helix transcriptional regulator — MVMDDAGTARELRLVTGRLARRIRRLVVDADEGVAFLELAVLHRLDRDGPASPGSLSSDEEVTTPAIAMVLRHLEELGLVERTRDPADGRRVVVTITETGRRGLRTRNEAVVARLHAVLRDDLDEAECAALAAALPVLGKVAGLL, encoded by the coding sequence ATGGTGATGGACGATGCGGGCACGGCCCGCGAACTGCGCCTGGTGACCGGACGGCTGGCGCGCCGGATCCGCCGGCTGGTGGTCGACGCCGACGAGGGGGTGGCCTTCCTCGAGCTGGCCGTCCTGCACCGGCTCGACCGCGACGGCCCGGCCTCCCCGGGATCACTGTCCTCGGACGAGGAGGTCACCACGCCCGCGATCGCCATGGTGCTGCGCCACCTCGAGGAACTGGGCCTGGTCGAGCGGACCCGGGATCCGGCCGACGGCCGCCGGGTCGTGGTGACCATCACCGAAACCGGCCGCCGCGGGCTGCGGACCCGCAACGAGGCCGTGGTCGCCCGCCTGCACGCGGTCCTGCGCGACGACCTCGACGAGGCCGAGTGCGCGGCGCTCGCCGCCGCCCTGCCGGTGCTCGGCAAGGTGGCCGGCCTGCTGTGA